A genome region from Taeniopygia guttata chromosome 5, bTaeGut7.mat, whole genome shotgun sequence includes the following:
- the DDX24 gene encoding ATP-dependent RNA helicase DDX24 isoform X1: MKARKGGRFRSSFKLKRKGIEVVGEWKTVQIDPNLFAEEEFRDIVCLEELTDYKLVSSSKVGKVKEKRKAESASEEGNEEVEEPVIPPKKKKKNKDLRSQTDKDNTRNAAEMDVLVAKEAKCNEIIEEANCEDHGPVTESMSSRRDTPKKKKKKVPKTKAFQTQEALPSVATSKKVKNWTTEVLSTSTDQKADVSAWKDLFVPEPVLQALSYLGFSAPTPIQALALPSAIRDNMDVLGAAETGSGKTLAFAIPMIHSVLQWQKSSNSTTRNDSVSKESHQHHDEPRWEDEDEAEKLTHQQAEDSGDEDDASFTTGCVKVLENVEFDCDDETHTGDSNKKRPLLGLVLTPTRELAVQVKHHIDAVAKFTGIKTAILVGGMAAQKQERVLNRKPEIVIATPGRLWELVKERHPHLSNLRQLRCLVIDEADRMVEKGHFLELSQLLEILNDSQYNPQRQTFVFSATLTLVHQTPTRVLQKKNAKKMDKKTKLELLMEKVGIKGKPKVIDLTRKEATVETLTETRIHCNTNEKDYYLYYFLLQYPGRTMVFANSIDCVKRLSSLLTILNCDPLPLHANMHQKQRLKNLERFAQRESCVLLTTDVAARGLDIPNVQHVIHYQVPRTSELYVHRSGRTARAANEGLSLLLIGPEDLINFRKIYKTLEKSEELPIFPVDAKCMTSIKERMNLARQIEKAEFFNSRAKQHNSWLQQAAEALEMDLDDDMLMGKKASEQEESQKQKMLKGMKKQLKHMLSQPLFKVLMKTKYPTQSGKLLLPQTSEGISALGAMSKKQAKKKKSIK; encoded by the exons ATGAAGGccagaaaaggaggaagatttAGGTCTTCCTTTAAATTGAAGCGAAAAGGCATTGAAGTAGTAGGAGAATGGAAAACCGTGCAGATCGACCCCAATCTATTTGCTGAGGAGGAGTTTCGAGATATAGTGTGCTTGGAGGAACTCACAGACTATAAGCTAGTAAGTTCTTCCAAAGTGGGGAAGgtaaaagagaagagaaaggctGAGAGTGCTTCTGAAGAAGGCAATGAGGAGGTGGAAGAACCTGTCATccctccaaaaaagaaaaagaaaaacaaagatttgagaagcCAAACAGATAAAGACAATACTCGTAATGCAGCAGAAATGGATGTGCTGGTTGCTAAAGAGGCAAAGTGTAATGAAATAATTGAAGAAGCTAATTGTGAAGACCATGGACCAGTGACTGAGAGCATGTCAAGCAGAAGAGACACtccaaagaagaagaaaaagaaggtaCCTAAAACCAAGGCTTTTCAAACACAGGAAGCCCTTCCATCAGTAGCTACTTCTAAAAAAGTCAAAAACTGGACAACAGAAGTTTTATCTACCTCAACTGATCAAAAAGCTGATGTGTCTGCATGGAAAGACCTGTTTGTACctgagccagtgctgcaggCCTTGAGCTACCTGGGGTTTAGTGCTCCAACTCCCATTCAAGCCTTAGCCTTGCCTTCTGCCATTCGGGATAATATGGACGTTCTTGGTGCTGCAGAAACAG gaagCGGCAAAACGCTTGCATTTGCAATTCCGATGATTCACTCTGTGCTGCAGTGGCAAAAATCAAGTAACTCAACAACCAGAAATGACAGTGTTTCTAAAGAGTCCCATCAGCATCATGATGAACCAAGATGGGAAGATGAGGATGAAGCAGAAAAACTAACCCATCAGCAGGCTGAAGATAGTGGAGATGAAGATGATGCATCTTTCACAACAGGCTGTGTGAAGGTGCTGGAAAATGTTGAATTTGATTGTGATGATGAGACACATACTGGTGACTCCAATAAAAAGAGACCTCTTTTAGGACTGGTCCTTACTCCTACAAGAGAATTGGCTGTACAAGTAAAGCACCACATTGATGCAGTTGCAAAGTTTACAG GTATTAAGACTGCAATCCTAGTAGGAGGCATGGCTGCACAGAAGCAAGAACGTGTACTGAATCGAAAGCCAGAAATTGTAATTGCAACCCCAGGCCGTCTGTGGGAGTTAGTTAAAGAGAGACACCCACATCTTTCAAATCTTCGTCAGCTCAG GTGCCTTGTGATTGATGAAGCAGACCGGATGGTTGAGAAAGGTCACTTCTTAGAGCTGTCTCAGTTGCTGGAAATCTTAAATGATTCACAGTATAATCCTCAACGACagacttttgttttttctgccaCTTTGACTTTAGTCCATCAGACTCCCACAAGAGTTTTACAAAAAAAGAATGCTAAAAAGATGGACAAGAAGACCAAACTAGAATTGTTAATGGAAAAAGTAGGAATAAAGGGCAAACCCAAAGTAATAGACTTAACAAGGAAAGAGGCTACTGTTGAGACACTGACAGAAACCAGAATCCACTGTAACACAAATGAGAAGGACTATTATCTCTATTACTTTCTTCTCCAGTATCCAGGAAGAACCATGGTCTTTGCAAACAGCATAGACTGTGTAAAACGCCTCAGTTCTCTCCTCACAATCTTAAATTGTGATCCTCTTCCTTTGCATGCCAACATGCACcaaaagcaaaggctgaaaaacCTGGAAAGGTTTGCTCAGCGAGAGAG CTGTGTCCTCCTGACAACAGATGTTGCAGCTCGTGGTCTTGATATTCCTAATGTCCAGCATGTCATCCACTACCAG GTCCCTCGCACCTCGGAGCTGTACGTGCACAGAAGTGGCCGAACGGCCCGAGCCGCCAATGAAGGCCTCAGCCTGCTGCTGATCGGCCCCGAGGACTTGATCAATTTTCGGAAAATCTATAAAACATTGGAGAAGAGTGAAGAGCTGCCAATTTTCCCAGTTGATGCCAAGTGCATGACTTCTATTAag GAACGGATGAATTTGGCAAGGCAGATTGAGAAGGCAGAATTTTTCAACAGTCGGGCAAAGCAACACAACTCCTGGCTccagcaggctgcagaggctctTGAGATGGATCTTGATGATGACATGTTGATGGGCAA AAAAGCTAGCGAGCAAGAAGAAAGCCAGAAGCAAAAGATGCTGAAGGGGATGAAAAAACAACTGAAACATATGTTGTCCCAGCCACTGTTTAAAGTCCTTATGAAAACCAAGTACCCAACACAGTCTGGAAAACTACTCTTGCCTCAGACATCAGAAGGCATTTCAGCTCTAGGTGCCATGTCCAAAAAGCAAGCCAAGAAGaagaaatcaataaaataa
- the DDX24 gene encoding ATP-dependent RNA helicase DDX24 isoform X2 has product MKARKGGRFRSSFKLKRKGIEVVGEWKTVQIDPNLFAEEEFRDIVCLEELTDYKLVSSSKVGKVKEKRKAESASEEGNEEVEEPVIPPKKKKKNKDLRSQTDKDNTRNAAEMDVLVAKEAKCNEIIEEANCEDHGPVTESMSSRRDTPKKKKKKVPKTKAFQTQEALPSVATSKKVKNWTTEVLSTSTDQKADVSAWKDLFVPEPVLQALSYLGFSAPTPIQALALPSAIRDNMDVLGAAETGSGKTLAFAIPMIHSVLQWQKSSNSTTRNDSVSKESHQHHDEPRWEDEDEAEKLTHQQAEDSGDEDDASFTTGCVKVLENVEFDCDDETHTGDSNKKRPLLGLVLTPTRELAVQVKHHIDAVAKFTGIKTAILVGGMAAQKQERVLNRKPEIVIATPGRLWELVKERHPHLSNLRQLRCLVIDEADRMVEKGHFLELSQLLEILNDSQYNPQRQTFVFSATLTLVHQTPTRVLQKKNAKKMDKKTKLELLMEKVGIKGKPKVIDLTRKEATVETLTETRIHCNTNEKDYYLYYFLLQYPGRTMVFANSIDCVKRLSSLLTILNCDPLPLHANMHQKQRLKNLERFAQRESCVLLTTDVAARGLDIPNVQHVIHYQVPRTSELYVHRSGRTARAANEGLSLLLIGPEDLINFRKIYKTLEKSEELPIFPVDAKCMTSIKERMNLARQIEKAEFFNSRAKQHNSWLQQAAEALEMDLDDDMLMGRKASEQEESQKQKMLKGMKKQLKHMLSQPLFKVLMKTKYPTQSGKLLLPQTSEGISALGAMSKKQAKKKKSIK; this is encoded by the exons ATGAAGGccagaaaaggaggaagatttAGGTCTTCCTTTAAATTGAAGCGAAAAGGCATTGAAGTAGTAGGAGAATGGAAAACCGTGCAGATCGACCCCAATCTATTTGCTGAGGAGGAGTTTCGAGATATAGTGTGCTTGGAGGAACTCACAGACTATAAGCTAGTAAGTTCTTCCAAAGTGGGGAAGgtaaaagagaagagaaaggctGAGAGTGCTTCTGAAGAAGGCAATGAGGAGGTGGAAGAACCTGTCATccctccaaaaaagaaaaagaaaaacaaagatttgagaagcCAAACAGATAAAGACAATACTCGTAATGCAGCAGAAATGGATGTGCTGGTTGCTAAAGAGGCAAAGTGTAATGAAATAATTGAAGAAGCTAATTGTGAAGACCATGGACCAGTGACTGAGAGCATGTCAAGCAGAAGAGACACtccaaagaagaagaaaaagaaggtaCCTAAAACCAAGGCTTTTCAAACACAGGAAGCCCTTCCATCAGTAGCTACTTCTAAAAAAGTCAAAAACTGGACAACAGAAGTTTTATCTACCTCAACTGATCAAAAAGCTGATGTGTCTGCATGGAAAGACCTGTTTGTACctgagccagtgctgcaggCCTTGAGCTACCTGGGGTTTAGTGCTCCAACTCCCATTCAAGCCTTAGCCTTGCCTTCTGCCATTCGGGATAATATGGACGTTCTTGGTGCTGCAGAAACAG gaagCGGCAAAACGCTTGCATTTGCAATTCCGATGATTCACTCTGTGCTGCAGTGGCAAAAATCAAGTAACTCAACAACCAGAAATGACAGTGTTTCTAAAGAGTCCCATCAGCATCATGATGAACCAAGATGGGAAGATGAGGATGAAGCAGAAAAACTAACCCATCAGCAGGCTGAAGATAGTGGAGATGAAGATGATGCATCTTTCACAACAGGCTGTGTGAAGGTGCTGGAAAATGTTGAATTTGATTGTGATGATGAGACACATACTGGTGACTCCAATAAAAAGAGACCTCTTTTAGGACTGGTCCTTACTCCTACAAGAGAATTGGCTGTACAAGTAAAGCACCACATTGATGCAGTTGCAAAGTTTACAG GTATTAAGACTGCAATCCTAGTAGGAGGCATGGCTGCACAGAAGCAAGAACGTGTACTGAATCGAAAGCCAGAAATTGTAATTGCAACCCCAGGCCGTCTGTGGGAGTTAGTTAAAGAGAGACACCCACATCTTTCAAATCTTCGTCAGCTCAG GTGCCTTGTGATTGATGAAGCAGACCGGATGGTTGAGAAAGGTCACTTCTTAGAGCTGTCTCAGTTGCTGGAAATCTTAAATGATTCACAGTATAATCCTCAACGACagacttttgttttttctgccaCTTTGACTTTAGTCCATCAGACTCCCACAAGAGTTTTACAAAAAAAGAATGCTAAAAAGATGGACAAGAAGACCAAACTAGAATTGTTAATGGAAAAAGTAGGAATAAAGGGCAAACCCAAAGTAATAGACTTAACAAGGAAAGAGGCTACTGTTGAGACACTGACAGAAACCAGAATCCACTGTAACACAAATGAGAAGGACTATTATCTCTATTACTTTCTTCTCCAGTATCCAGGAAGAACCATGGTCTTTGCAAACAGCATAGACTGTGTAAAACGCCTCAGTTCTCTCCTCACAATCTTAAATTGTGATCCTCTTCCTTTGCATGCCAACATGCACcaaaagcaaaggctgaaaaacCTGGAAAGGTTTGCTCAGCGAGAGAG CTGTGTCCTCCTGACAACAGATGTTGCAGCTCGTGGTCTTGATATTCCTAATGTCCAGCATGTCATCCACTACCAG GTCCCTCGCACCTCGGAGCTGTACGTGCACAGAAGTGGCCGAACGGCCCGAGCCGCCAATGAAGGCCTCAGCCTGCTGCTGATCGGCCCCGAGGACTTGATCAATTTTCGGAAAATCTATAAAACATTGGAGAAGAGTGAAGAGCTGCCAATTTTCCCAGTTGATGCCAAGTGCATGACTTCTATTAag GAACGGATGAATTTGGCAAGGCAGATTGAGAAGGCAGAATTTTTCAACAGTCGGGCAAAGCAACACAACTCCTGGCTccagcaggctgcagaggctctTGAGATGGATCTTGATGATGACATGTTGATGG GAAGAAAAGCTAGCGAGCAAGAAGAAAGCCAGAAGCAAAAGATGCTGAAGGGGATGAAAAAACAACTGAAACATATGTTGTCCCAGCCACTGTTTAAAGTCCTTATGAAAACCAAGTACCCAACACAGTCTGGAAAACTACTCTTGCCTCAGACATCAGAAGGCATTTCAGCTCTAGGTGCCATGTCCAAAAAGCAAGCCAAGAAGaagaaatcaataaaataa